The proteins below come from a single Cylindrospermopsis raciborskii Cr2010 genomic window:
- a CDS encoding DUF2996 domain-containing protein, with product MDTIEDNVMVEETNQKPVAKKEKPPAVEDKPFEEFMQEHYLPALQKAIAQEGISDVKLTFAKQKYAIVGFDSSQECWQIIGSWQNGSKQFNVYFPDQDIQGKKGFSCHEGKKPSTLESFLIDERKITLDLLVSRLVYRLNGQKWLGRN from the coding sequence ATGGACACAATAGAGGACAATGTGATGGTGGAAGAAACAAACCAAAAACCCGTAGCTAAAAAAGAAAAACCCCCAGCAGTGGAAGATAAGCCATTTGAGGAGTTTATGCAAGAACACTACTTACCTGCTTTACAAAAAGCGATCGCCCAGGAAGGTATTTCTGACGTAAAATTGACCTTTGCCAAGCAGAAATATGCCATTGTTGGTTTTGATTCTTCCCAGGAGTGTTGGCAAATCATTGGTTCTTGGCAAAACGGGTCTAAACAGTTTAATGTTTACTTTCCCGACCAAGACATTCAAGGTAAAAAGGGGTTTTCCTGTCATGAAGGGAAAAAACCCAGCACGCTGGAGTCCTTCTTAATAGACGAGCGTAAGATCACCCTTGACTTGCTGGTATCCCGTCTAGTTTACCGTCTCAACGGTCAAAAATGGCTAGGTAGGAACTAG
- the mraY gene encoding phospho-N-acetylmuramoyl-pentapeptide-transferase — translation MDAKLSPNQGLSISGIGLASVLAAAMTCATLVVDGLGNRAFWQSNSLTMPFLLSALGSAVAGLWFVPLLQALKTGQIIREDGPKAHLKKAGTPTMGGVFFIPVALLVACVLSNFAKDVLAVSALTLAYGTIGWIDDWQILLRKSNKGISPKTKLILQIVFAIGFCVWMILRGDFSITNIVLPWVGFSLPLGFMFWPLATFVLVAESNATNLTDGVDGLAGGTVAIAILGLGALIAPTAPSLMIFCAAVSGSCLGFLAHNRNPARVFMGDTGSLALGGALGAVALLTNNLVGLFILSGIFFVETLSVMAQVSYYKATKGPDGKGKRLFKMAPLHHHLELSGWSELQVVGVFYMIGAVLASMCLALIK, via the coding sequence GTGGACGCAAAATTATCTCCCAACCAAGGATTGAGTATTTCCGGGATCGGGTTAGCATCGGTTTTAGCAGCAGCTATGACTTGTGCCACCCTAGTTGTAGATGGTCTAGGAAATAGGGCTTTTTGGCAATCCAACTCTTTAACCATGCCATTTTTACTGAGTGCTTTGGGTAGTGCAGTAGCTGGTTTATGGTTTGTGCCACTGTTGCAAGCGTTAAAAACTGGGCAAATTATTCGAGAAGATGGACCCAAGGCCCATTTAAAGAAGGCGGGTACTCCCACCATGGGTGGTGTATTTTTCATACCCGTGGCCCTGCTAGTAGCTTGTGTGCTTTCCAATTTTGCTAAAGATGTATTGGCTGTTTCCGCTTTAACACTTGCTTACGGAACCATAGGTTGGATAGACGATTGGCAAATCCTGCTGAGGAAATCCAACAAGGGTATATCCCCCAAAACAAAATTGATTTTACAAATTGTTTTTGCCATTGGTTTTTGTGTGTGGATGATTTTAAGGGGAGACTTTAGTATAACAAATATAGTTTTGCCCTGGGTGGGTTTTTCTTTACCTTTAGGATTCATGTTTTGGCCCTTAGCTACCTTTGTGCTAGTCGCGGAAAGCAATGCTACTAATTTGACTGATGGAGTTGATGGGTTAGCTGGGGGAACAGTGGCGATCGCCATTTTGGGTTTAGGAGCGTTGATTGCTCCCACCGCACCCAGTTTAATGATCTTCTGTGCAGCGGTGAGTGGTAGTTGTCTGGGATTTTTAGCTCATAATCGCAATCCCGCTCGAGTTTTCATGGGTGACACTGGTTCCCTCGCTTTAGGCGGTGCTTTAGGTGCAGTGGCCCTTTTAACTAATAATTTGGTAGGACTGTTTATTTTAAGTGGAATATTTTTTGTAGAAACTCTATCTGTAATGGCACAGGTGAGTTACTACAAAGCAACTAAGGGACCGGATGGCAAGGGCAAGCGATTATTCAAGATGGCTCCTTTACACCATCATCTGGAATTATCTGGTTGGTCTGAATTGCAGGTGGTGGGCGTGTTTTATATGATTGGTGCGGTTTTGGCCAGTATGTGTCTAGCCTTAATCAAGTGA